AGTCCTACTGCTCACAGACAGGAGCCTGCAGCCTGTCCGGCGGAGGAGGACAGGGGCCGAGCAGGATGCACGCAGTCACAAGGCCAGCAGGAGCCGCGGCCCTGGCACCCGGCGAGCTGAGAGCAGAGTTGCCATTCCTTgctctgtgtgacctggggcagggtggggtgtgGCCCTTGGGGGTGGCTCTCTTGCTCAGGTCCCCCCGGCCTGCCCGGCTGGGTGTGGGAGGCCCCAGGCTCGCGCCCGCCAGGTTCCATGAATGCCTGAAGGTGACCTCGCTGAGTTCCTGCTGCCCCCAGATTTCTGGGCTAaggattctttcctttttcccaggACTCTAAGTTACCTCTAGCGGGAGGGGGCCACTCAGGCACTGCACCTTCCTTATCACCCGGgggcctccccagtctctgcTCTGTGTTGGGCTGAGGGTAACAGGAGGGAACGAGGCAGGCAGATAGACACCCCGATCCTCCCCCAGCCActgctcccagcccccaccccacagcctcaGGAACCGAGTCCCCCACAGATGCCACAGTCTGCATCTCAGGGGCTGTGGCTGGAGAAgggggattgtgtgtgtgtgtgtatggagttGTGCCTGTTGGGGGGGCTGTATGCATTCGTGTGTgtatgactgtgtgtgtgtgtgcctgcgtgCCCCTGTAAGATATCTCTATTCCCCGTCCAGAGCCCTGGGCCCCCCCAGAGCGTGGACAGTCAGGCACTCCGTCATTGGCACTCCGTCATTGGCAGCACAGGGGAGTGACACGGGGCAGCCAAGAGGACGCTGATGTCCAGGGCCTGGTTTCCAGTCCCAGCCTGCCACTCGCTCACCCCGCAACCTCAGTGGGCATCATGCCTGCCCTCTCCCCCATGCCGCTGGATGGGGGGCGCTCGGGGGCACAGTgcctcccctgggctccaggccCTATGTCTATCCAAGGAGGGGGTTCTTGGGCAGGATTCTGCTGTCCGTGCCTAGGTTTGGAGGCTGTGGTGACCGTCCTTTCCTTCGGGGCAGCTGATAGCCAGCTGCTGTTGAGTCCTCTCTTGTGGGGCAGCCTGGTCCTcggctgcaggcagggccaggtGCCCTGGGTCCGAGCCGCAGCACCCCGCCACCAGTCTGGAGAGCCTGGACTGGGCATGATGCACAGCCAGGCCTTTCTCGTCCCATCTTCTTGGCAGGCACGTCCCTGGTGCAGCACCTGATGACCGTCCTGATCCGCAAACACAGCCAGCTCTTCACAGCGAGGGCTGCCGAAGGGCCAGCCTCCCCACGCGGGGGCCCCCCGTGCACCGTGGGATGGGGCTCCGAGGAGGTCACGAAGGACAGCCAAGCAGAGCCCAGCAGCCCCACCACCCCCGGCCTGCCCTCACACAGGACCTCATCTCTGGACGGGGCCACTGTGGCGGCGCTTTCTAGAACCTCTCCCAAGGGCCTGGGCAGCCACTGCAGCCCGGCTGCCACCAGCCCTGGGAAGAGGGTACAGACTCTGCCCAACTGGAAGTCCTCCTTCCGGCAGCCAGGGTCGCGATCAGGGAGCCCAAAAGCGGGCAGCTCGGCCCTGGAGGTGCCCGACACCTCCTCCAGCGGGAACTGGCTCATGAATGGGCTGTCCTCCCTGCGTGGCCACCGCCGGGCCTCGTCGGGGGACCGGCTCAAGGACCCGGGCTCTGCACAGAGACTCTCCACATATGACAACGTGCCCCCGGCTGGCCCGGGTGCCAGCACGCCCAGCGGGGCCAGCACGGCAGGGTCCGGAGCCTCCTCTGGCGACGCCTCCGTCAGGGCCTCACTCAGCAGCTGCACTGCCTGCAGGGCCAGCGACTCGTCTGCCTGCAGCTCCCTCGAGCCCTCCCCGTTCCCCAGCAGCAGTGAGGACCACAGATGTGCAGACCTGGGCCGTGGCCTGGACGGGGCAGGGCCCTGCATCAGCAGCAGCGAGCCCAGTGACGCAGGCAGCCCCGTGCGGGACCGTGCCCACCGCTCTGAGGCTCTGCAGGGCCTGGTCACGGAGCTGCGGGCTGAGCTGTGCCGGCAGCGGACTGAGTACCAGACGAGTCTGAGAAGGTAAAGGCTGCAGCCGCTGGGCAAGCACAGGCCGGCCCCCCGACTGGCAGAGCCCTCGTGGCCAGCTGCTCACCGGGCACCAGCCCGGATGGTCCGCCTCTGGCCTCTGGCTCCAAGAGAAAGCCACCTGGAGGCTGAGCTCAGAGCAGCCAGCCCCTAGAAGCTGCCTTTCTGCAAGAATGCCCCCAGGACAGGGGTGGGAATGGAGGGCTTGGGTCCTGTGTCTGGGAAAGCTCAGGAATTGTGGGGCCCAGCATGCAGTTGGAGCTCCATAAATACCTGCTGAACGGATGAGTGAGTCAGAATCTCAGCCCGTGCTGCTCAGAGATGCCTTTGATGGAGGTGCTCAGAGTGGGGGTCCCTATCTGGCCCTCAGCCAGGGAGGGGGCAGGCCCCGAAGGTGTGCGTGAGCACGGGGCAGTGCCCACGTGCAGGGAAGTCCCCAGGCCAGCCTGGTTGGCTGACTGTGGTCAGGCCTGACATGGAGGGAGGACTTCCAGGATCAGAATCTGCTTTCCTCTGGGAGGGTGCTGGCTCCCGCCTGCTCTAGTCACAGGAGGATGTCACAGGCTGCGTTCTGAGCCTTGCGAGCCTGCTCACAAATGGGCCCCAGCTCGACCCTCCCAGGCTCCCTGTGGGGACAGTGTTTTCCAGCATGAGAGGCTGAGTGCTCCCATTAAGGTCATCAGCTGAGCCTGCAGCGGACAGCACGGTGCTGCCATCAGCATCTCAGGCCCCTGAGCCCtgctctccccaggccctgggtcaGCTGTCTGACCCACAAACCGGGTCCCATCCACCAGCAGAGGGCGTCAGCAGATTCCTAGGGCCTCCTTTGTCCATCAGAGGCAGTGGAGGTGGAAGGGGTTCCTCCTCCTAATTCTGAGCCTGGCATTGCCTCAGGGAGCCGGAATGGCAGCATTGGGCCCTTTTGCCCTGCTGGCAGAGTCTCCCTGGCCACCAGGGGGTGGCAGGTGTGTGCAGGCGCTGTGTTCTCAGTGGGAAGAGGCCCTGCCGTGGGGGAGGTCAGGGAGGGTCACAGCAGGTAGGCAGTGTCTGAGCTGGGACTTGATGACCAACAGGATCGAGCTGAGCAAGGAGGAGAAAGGACCCAGCAGCAGTAGAGCTCCGAGGTGTAGACAGTGGGGAAAACTCCACCAGTGGGAGTCTGGGTAATTTACCAGGCAGAGGTGACAGAGGAAGCCCCCTACAGAGACAGAAGAAGATGCTTCCCGCTGAAGATGAGCTCACAGACAAGACTGTAGAATCTAGGGAAGGAGTACCATGTAGAGAGGAGGGCAGAGTCACACTGTCACCTCCCCGGCTGCTGGTGGAGCCAACTTGAGCTTCTAGTGCTCCCACCTTCTCAGACACGTGGTTTCTCAGGGGAAAGCGCAGTGTTGTTCTGTGATGGGTTCTGGGTCTGGGTCAGACTGCCCTGCTGTGTGTTGGCTGAGTGTCCCAGGCAGGCTCTCGGACCGGACCCGTGTGTATTGGCTGAGTGTCCATCTGGGCTTGGGTGACCTCCCTCGTTTGTCATGAGGATGAAGTGACATGAGGGATGGGATGCTCAGCACAGAGCCTGCGTATCCAGGATGCTCAGGAAGCCTTTATGGTTTGTATCACCTCCTCCTGGGTGGGTTGGAGGTAAGATAAGGCTCCCAGAGGCAGAGGGACAGCAGCCTTGTggtactcccaccagcagagcGGTCCAGGCTGTCGTCCTGGCTGGAGGGGTGGCCTAGGGTGAGGAAGGTCTCTGAGCACAGGAAGGGATGGGCGCCCCGCCCAGCAGGCCTTTGGGGAGCATGTCTGCGCATGTGGAGCATGCACTGGCTCTGGGCTGGGGGTGCAGAGGAGACTAGCTTCCTGTGATGCAGAACCCCTCGCCTGCGCCCTGATTCCTGCATTCCCCGAAGAGAATACCTCGAGTGTCTGTGATGTGCCCGACACCGTGCCAGGGTTGGCGACACAGCTATGACCAAACTGAtcaaaatctctgccttcatttgGTGAGAgtgggaggggacagagagacCATAAACaagatagacttttaaaaatatatggtaCGTTAGAAGGGTAGATAAAGGAGGAGAACAATAAAACAGGGTGGAAGGAAGGGGAACTTGGGGACAGAGGGTTGGAAGGcactgctgggaggaggggaagagctCAGAGTCAGTATTGCAGGCCGAGGAAAGGGCCATGTGGAGAAGCCAAAAGCTCGGGGGGCTGGAGAAGCAGGCGCTGTATCggggcagaggaaggagtggGGTTGGGGCGGGGCAAAGCATGAGAAAGTGGGCGGGGCAAAGTGTGGGaaaggaggcggggcggggccttTGAGCCAGAGGTTGCTGTGGATTTTACGTCCAGGAAACTAAGTGGCCGGAGGCCGCGAGTGCTTGGATGGCTTTGATGGCGACCCAGGCTGCTGTGCGGAGGAGAGCTCACCAGGGAGGCCCGGGGTTCCAGGCCAGACTTGCGGGCAGCATGGACCTCATGGGCAGCAGTGAGGTGGGAGAAGCAGCCGAATTCTGAACATGTTTATGGAAGGGTTTTGCTGGTTGATCAGATGTGGGCGTGAGAAGAAGAACTGACGAAAGGGACGTTTTTGTTTGGGCCGAGCAGCTGGAAGAGGTGTTCGCGGAGAGGGAAACAGGCTACAGGTGGAGCGGTTTGGGGACAGAGGGTCAGGAGCTCAGCCGCGAAGTTTCTGCGGGGAGTCGAGGGGGTCGTCGGCACGTAGAGGATGCTTTGAGCCTGGTGGCTGGAGGAGGTCCCTCAGGGTGCGGCGAAGAGCGGAGGGATCCCAGGCCTGAGCTTGGGAGCACCAGAGGGCGAGGAGGAACCCTCAAAGAGGGACCCAGGCCCCGAGGAGAGGCAGTGAGGGGCGTGGGGGCCCCGCCGTCACCCACCTTGGGGGAGGTCTCCTTGCCAGGCCAGGGTGTCCGTGCTCCTCAACTGGGGGGCCGGGTTGAGGGGGGTTTCCCCCTTCTCCGAGCTGTGGGTCCAGCGGTTGGGGTGAAGGTGGCCGTCCTGGGGTGGGCGGGGGACTGCATTCGCTCCATGTCCCGTGCACCAGGCGCTGTGCCGCACACGCGGGGTCTTCTCTGCCCCTTGTAGCTGCAGTGCTGGGGGAAGGTTGTGCCCTGCAGTTTTCAGAAGGTGACATCAGGGCTCAGCGCAGCTGGCGTCCTGCCTGCGTTCAGGGACCTCATAGGTCGCCACACCGGGCCTCAAACTCGAGCATGTCGgttcccaggggccggccccagcgcGTTTCTCAGGCTGTCCAGGAGCTGGTGATCTGGTCGAGAACAGGGATGTGCCGACCTGTGTACTGCGCGGGGTCAGCATCCACAGGAGCCCGTGGGTTAGCTCTGTGGGACGAATCAATGTGACCTGCTGGGGACGATCACGTCCTCTGGGGCTGTACCCGTTGGCCCCCGGAGAAGTGCCAGGATCTGGGCGGAGCCGGTGaggtcggggggtgggggggtggggactGCTCTGAGCCAGGTCTGAGCCTCCGGGGGCCCGGCCACCCTGTCCCCCATGCTGAGTGCACCAGGCCTCATCCGCCCCAAATGGAGCACACTGGGCACCCCCAGAGCACCGAGGTCTAACACAGTGTCTTCCTGATTTTTCAGACTCGAAGAAGGTAGTGCTGACCTGAGGAAACAGATGTCACGGCTAGAAGAAGAGCTGGaccaggagaagaaaaagtacaCGATGCTAGAAATCAAGCTGAGGAACTCGGAGCGGGCGCGGGAGGACGCGGAGAGGAGGAACCAGCTGCTGCAGAAGGAGATGGAGGAGTTCTTCTCAACCCTGGGGAGCCTGACCGTGGGGACCAGAGCCACCCGAGCCCCCAAGTAAACGGGTGGGAAGCACTCCCTTCCACCGCGTTGCTCGCTGGCCCTCAGTGGGGATGGCCGCCGGCCTCGGAGGAGTCAGCCGCCCCTGCAGCCTGGACCGGGGCCCCGGAGCTCCAGAGCCAGCTGGAGAGATGTCCTGACACCCCAGGGTCCTGCTGGAGGCCTGAGCCCCACACAGGATCCGGGTGTTCCTCTGACAGTGCAGGGCCTGGTGGGGACAGTCCCATGGCCACCAAAACATGGCACCTTGGATCCAAGTAGCCCTCAGGAACATTTTGCATTCTTTATTAAATTTGCTCTGAAAGCCTGATGCCTGGATGCCTGGCTCCTTTATGGTCATGTGAAATGGGGGTGACCGAGTGACCTCTACTGGTTCTGTCAGGGCTCGGAGTCTGCAAGGTATCCCATGGGTGGAATGGCCTGGGGCCCTCAGAAGTGGGGTATATAGCTCCCCAGCTATGGTCACGGTCACTGGAGCTGGATATATGCAAATCTGTGTGTTCAGCGCTATCATCCCTGTACCCAAGGCAGGacagttttcctttctccttccttcccccctgAGCCACCCTGGCCTGTGGGGCAGGCCACCTGTTCCGCCATAACCTGTTTTCCTTTACttggccccagctctgccccagggcccagcaggatGCTGCCCTCCCTGTCTCTGGGCCCTGCGCGTGTGTCTGAGGGAGAGGTGGTGGGCAGTGCCCactctctgtcctccagctgtGCCCTTCCCCTTCCAGCCCCCTCGAGCTGGCTGACCCCTCTCCCTTCCAGGCCtgttccccttcctcctccagctcaTCCATCGGGGCAGATCCCTCAGGGAAAGGCTTTCCCCGGCCACCACCACACACAGCCCAGGCCTGGGCCAGAGCTCCTCCGGATGGGCCTTAAGGGGCACCAGAGAAGCCACTTCTGAGCAGTGAGGACTGGCCTCTGGGGCACAGGCAATGCCAGCACCAGTGTCCCTTCACTTACTCCTGCTCATAGTGTCCTTCTACCCCGAGTGGTAACCTGCAATAGGTTTTTAGGGAGTGGGGGTCACCAAAGTGCCCCAATTTCTGGCCACTATCTCCGGAGAAGTCATTCAGGCCCAAACACCCATCTCCCTAGAGTCAGGTATAAACTCTTGTGCCAATGCTCTAAGTGCCAGGGTCTCGGTGCTCCCAGGAAGCGCGGGCCCACACACCCCAGCGGACAGGGTCACTCCCACGGTGGCGAGGCAGGCTGACCGATGGCTGGTTGCAGGACGCTGCCAGCCTCACCGGCGAGGAGGCTGGGTGCTTGCCAGGGCCCTCCACAGCCTCAGCAGTCAGACTTCTGCTGAGGGGCTCAGAGGAGGCCGTCAGGGGAGAGCAGCCCCTGAACCTGCTCTCAGGCCCTCTGCCATCACAGTGGGCTGTCTGGGTGACCCGCTTTCCCAGAAGGTAAAATAGTGCCCTCCTGTCTattcaaggagaaagagaaaagaatatgaaGTGACCGATTCCTGACAACAACCCAGTAAGATCGGAATTGGCCCCACACTCCCCAttcagaggagaaactgaggctaggAGAGGCCAGGTGGGAACATCAGTGTATTCTATGTCCTGagctccctccccacagccctggaATTCTGCCGATTTTGACCTGGAGAGAAGATGCCACCAGGCTAGGAAAGGAGCAAAAGAGACCAAAGTGGTTTCGAGTGATGGAAGTGAGGTCGTCCGTCCTCTCTCAGCCAGGAATATGGGCTCAGCTTCCAGCGACGTCTTTGGCCAAAGCCCGCTCATGGGCCtcctctgccacctgctggcaAAACCAGGATCTGCAAGTGccctttttctctgaaaatgagTCGGCGACGTTCAGCATAAGTCCTGTCAGATTTCGGTTTAAGCCGCGCCCTCCATCCGCCTGTGAGGCAGCTGAGCACCGAGGCTGGCGGCTCCGGCCCCGCACCCGTCCCGTCCGCTTGGGGTCTCTCCCGCTGAGTCGCATTCACGGAACCAGTTCCCGAACCCGAGGATTCAAGTTGTACCTCTTATTGTAATGAACTCATTTAATGGGAAATAAACCAATGAATTGTGAATGTGAAAAGTCAGGGAATGAGTTTTTCAAAAACCTAACCAAATGCTCTAGAAAGACTCAGGAAAGGCAAGTTGCTAAAAATATCTGTCAAGCGATGGATGAAAGAACCGTGCAGTAGTGGGAAATGGGTAAAAATCTAAGATTCTGCTCTCAGAGTACTTCCGAAGTGTTTTCTGTGTTCCCCGGCCCGTGGGTCACAAATGGAGACGGTAACGACCACGTGTTTCACAGACTCCCACTCCTTTTGACGcagggccccaggccctggggcgTCCCCGCAGGGTCCTCCGTAGTTGTGTCACGAAGGGGCGGGGTCCTGGCTGTACAAGCTCACAGCTGAGCAGCTCGGCCCCCCACCGCTGCTGCCGCCTTTCCAGACTCCGGGATCCACCAAGAGCCACCGCCTCCCCCAGGACCCGCTGACCCGCCTGCCGGGCACATAGCTGCTGCCTCCGCGCCGGCCACGCCCTGCGACAGCTGGGCCCACGAGGTGCCGGAATTGCATTGTCTGTGGGAACGCAGTGGGAGAAAGCCGCGGAGAGCTTTGTGCATAGAGCCAGGAGCTTGGGCTCGCTCCGCCCTGGTTGTCAGACCCTGGGGTGTGCAGCTCTGTGGGCCCCAGGTCCCCCGCGTCTGGAGTGGGGACAGCCTCACAGACGGTGGTGGTACCCGCGGGTCTCAGCGCCCCGCGTGTTTGTCTCACGTAGCCCTCAGGGTGCAGGGCGCCTTGTTCTGCACTTTGCAGCCGAGCACTTGGAATTGCAGAGAAGTTAAGGACCTGGTCACAGCATACACAAGTCAGGGGAGGCGTCAGGCTGCCATCACTGAATATTACTTAGGGCATCTTAATTT
This is a stretch of genomic DNA from Equus caballus isolate H_3958 breed thoroughbred chromosome 1, TB-T2T, whole genome shotgun sequence. It encodes these proteins:
- the ARHGAP22 gene encoding rho GTPase-activating protein 22 isoform X10, with the translated sequence MPFCLARQLKRSRRLPRGGTGEREKVPASPEALLLMASSQRDMEDWVQAIRRVIWAPFGGGTARSSHAHPLEPLPSGIFGQRLEDTVHHERKYGPRLAPLLVEQCVDFIRERGLTEEGLFRLPGQANLVRDLQDSFDCGEKPLFDSTTDVHTVASLLKLYLRELPEPVVPFARYEDFLSCAQLLTKDEREGTLELAKQVRSLPLANYNLLRYICKFLDEVQSHSNVNKMSVQNLATVFGPNILRPQIEDPVTIMEGTSLVQHLMTVLIRKHSQLFTARAAEGPASPRGGPPCTVGWGSEEVTKDSQAEPSSPTTPGLPSHRTSSLDGATVAALSRTSPKGLGSHCSPAATSPGKRVQTLPNWKSSFRQPGSRSGSPKAGSSALEVPDTSSSGNWLMNGLSSLRGHRRASSGDRLKDPGSAQRLSTYDNVPPAGPGASTPSGASTAGSGASSGDASVRASLSSCTACRASDSSACSSLEPSPFPSSSEDHRCADLGRGLDGAGPCISSSEPSDAGSPVRDRAHRSEALQGLVTELRAELCRQRTEYQTSLRRLEEGSADLRKQMSRLEEELDQEKKKYTMLEIKLRNSERAREDAERRNQLLQKEMEEFFSTLGSLTVGTRATRAPK
- the ARHGAP22 gene encoding rho GTPase-activating protein 22 isoform X5, whose translation is MLETGVPPRGSLQARGFGDSPGRALPASPHPCIPLSSLLQARGGRRARRYLRACRAFLPPPGRAMGLMPAARASAGCRACPPPPCRLPACCAPAAPGIFGQRLEDTVHHERKYGPRLAPLLVEQCVDFIRERGLTEEGLFRLPGQANLVRDLQDSFDCGEKPLFDSTTDVHTVASLLKLYLRELPEPVVPFARYEDFLSCAQLLTKDEREGTLELAKQVRSLPLANYNLLRYICKFLDEVQSHSNVNKMSVQNLATVFGPNILRPQIEDPVTIMEGTSLVQHLMTVLIRKHSQLFTARAAEGPASPRGGPPCTVGWGSEEVTKDSQAEPSSPTTPGLPSHRTSSLDGATVAALSRTSPKGLGSHCSPAATSPGKRVQTLPNWKSSFRQPGSRSGSPKAGSSALEVPDTSSSGNWLMNGLSSLRGHRRASSGDRLKDPGSAQRLSTYDNVPPAGPGASTPSGASTAGSGASSGDASVRASLSSCTACRASDSSACSSLEPSPFPSSSEDHRCADLGRGLDGAGPCISSSEPSDAGSPVRDRAHRSEALQGLVTELRAELCRQRTEYQTSLRRLEEGSADLRKQMSRLEEELDQEKKKYTMLEIKLRNSERAREDAERRNQLLQKEMEEFFSTLGSLTVGTRATRAPK
- the ARHGAP22 gene encoding rho GTPase-activating protein 22 isoform X1; amino-acid sequence: MLPTAPSKRRTLAARYFARSKSLVMGEQSRSPGQLPCAHRLGPVLKAGWLKKQRSIMKNWQQRWFVLRGDQLLYYKDKDETKPQGFISLQGTQVTELLPGPEDPGKHRFEISPGGTGEREKVPASPEALLLMASSQRDMEDWVQAIRRVIWAPFGGGTARSSHAHPLEPLPSGIFGQRLEDTVHHERKYGPRLAPLLVEQCVDFIRERGLTEEGLFRLPGQANLVRDLQDSFDCGEKPLFDSTTDVHTVASLLKLYLRELPEPVVPFARYEDFLSCAQLLTKDEREGTLELAKQVRSLPLANYNLLRYICKFLDEVQSHSNVNKMSVQNLATVFGPNILRPQIEDPVTIMEGTSLVQHLMTVLIRKHSQLFTARAAEGPASPRGGPPCTVGWGSEEVTKDSQAEPSSPTTPGLPSHRTSSLDGATVAALSRTSPKGLGSHCSPAATSPGKRVQTLPNWKSSFRQPGSRSGSPKAGSSALEVPDTSSSGNWLMNGLSSLRGHRRASSGDRLKDPGSAQRLSTYDNVPPAGPGASTPSGASTAGSGASSGDASVRASLSSCTACRASDSSACSSLEPSPFPSSSEDHRCADLGRGLDGAGPCISSSEPSDAGSPVRDRAHRSEALQGLVTELRAELCRQRTEYQTSLRRLEEGSADLRKQMSRLEEELDQEKKKYTMLEIKLRNSERAREDAERRNQLLQKEMEEFFSTLGSLTVGTRATRAPK
- the ARHGAP22 gene encoding rho GTPase-activating protein 22 isoform X3, producing the protein MLPTAPSKRRTLAARYFARSKSLVMGEQSRSPGQLPCAHRLGPVLKAGWLKKQRSIMKNWQQRWFVLRGDQLLYYKDKDETKPQGFISLQGTQVTELLPGPEDPGKHRFEISPGGTGEREKVPASPEALLLMASSQRDMEDWVQAIRRVIWAPFGGGIFGQRLEDTVHHERKYGPRLAPLLVEQCVDFIRERGLTEEGLFRLPGQANLVRDLQDSFDCGEKPLFDSTTDVHTVASLLKLYLRELPEPVVPFARYEDFLSCAQLLTKDEREGTLELAKQVRSLPLANYNLLRYICKFLDEVQSHSNVNKMSVQNLATVFGPNILRPQIEDPVTIMEGTSLVQHLMTVLIRKHSQLFTARAAEGPASPRGGPPCTVGWGSEEVTKDSQAEPSSPTTPGLPSHRTSSLDGATVAALSRTSPKGLGSHCSPAATSPGKRVQTLPNWKSSFRQPGSRSGSPKAGSSALEVPDTSSSGNWLMNGLSSLRGHRRASSGDRLKDPGSAQRLSTYDNVPPAGPGASTPSGASTAGSGASSGDASVRASLSSCTACRASDSSACSSLEPSPFPSSSEDHRCADLGRGLDGAGPCISSSEPSDAGSPVRDRAHRSEALQGLVTELRAELCRQRTEYQTSLRRLEEGSADLRKQMSRLEEELDQEKKKYTMLEIKLRNSERAREDAERRNQLLQKEMEEFFSTLGSLTVGTRATRAPK
- the ARHGAP22 gene encoding rho GTPase-activating protein 22 isoform X7; amino-acid sequence: MPFCLARQLKRSRRLPRGGTGEREKVPASPEALLLMASSQRDMEDWVQAIRRVIWAPFGGGIFGQRLEDTVHHERKYGPRLAPLLVEQCVDFIRERGLTEEGLFRLPGQANLVRDLQDSFDCGEKPLFDSTTDVHTVASLLKLYLRELPEPVVPFARYEDFLSCAQLLTKDEREGTLELAKQVRSLPLANYNLLRYICKFLDEVQSHSNVNKMSVQNLATVFGPNILRPQIEDPVTIMEGTSLVQHLMTVLIRKHSQLFTARAAEGPASPRGGPPCTVGWGSEEVTKDSQAEPSSPTTPGLPSHRTSSLDGATVAALSRTSPKGLGSHCSPAATSPGKRVQTLPNWKSSFRQPGSRSGSPKAGSSALEVPDTSSSGNWLMNGLSSLRGHRRASSGDRLKDPGSAQRLSTYDNVPPAGPGASTPSGASTAGSGASSGDASVRASLSSCTACRASDSSACSSLEPSPFPSSSEDHRCADLGRGLDGAGPCISSSEPSDAGSPVRDRAHRSEALQGLVTELRAELCRQRTEYQTSLRRLEEGSADLRKQMSRLEEELDQEKKKYTMLEIKLRNSERAREDAERRNQLLQKEMEEFFSTLGSLTVGTRATRAPK
- the ARHGAP22 gene encoding rho GTPase-activating protein 22 isoform X9, giving the protein MASSQRDMEDWVQAIRRVIWAPFGGGIFGQRLEDTVHHERKYGPRLAPLLVEQCVDFIRERGLTEEGLFRLPGQANLVRDLQDSFDCGEKPLFDSTTDVHTVASLLKLYLRELPEPVVPFARYEDFLSCAQLLTKDEREGTLELAKQVRSLPLANYNLLRYICKFLDEVQSHSNVNKMSVQNLATVFGPNILRPQIEDPVTIMEGTSLVQHLMTVLIRKHSQLFTARAAEGPASPRGGPPCTVGWGSEEVTKDSQAEPSSPTTPGLPSHRTSSLDGATVAALSRTSPKGLGSHCSPAATSPGKRVQTLPNWKSSFRQPGSRSGSPKAGSSALEVPDTSSSGNWLMNGLSSLRGHRRASSGDRLKDPGSAQRLSTYDNVPPAGPGASTPSGASTAGSGASSGDASVRASLSSCTACRASDSSACSSLEPSPFPSSSEDHRCADLGRGLDGAGPCISSSEPSDAGSPVRDRAHRSEALQGLVTELRAELCRQRTEYQTSLRRLEEGSADLRKQMSRLEEELDQEKKKYTMLEIKLRNSERAREDAERRNQLLQKEMEEFFSTLGSLTVGTRATRAPK
- the ARHGAP22 gene encoding rho GTPase-activating protein 22 isoform X6, with the protein product MGLCCCKDWRGHLPAPKGGTGEREKVPASPEALLLMASSQRDMEDWVQAIRRVIWAPFGGGIFGQRLEDTVHHERKYGPRLAPLLVEQCVDFIRERGLTEEGLFRLPGQANLVRDLQDSFDCGEKPLFDSTTDVHTVASLLKLYLRELPEPVVPFARYEDFLSCAQLLTKDEREGTLELAKQVRSLPLANYNLLRYICKFLDEVQSHSNVNKMSVQNLATVFGPNILRPQIEDPVTIMEGTSLVQHLMTVLIRKHSQLFTARAAEGPASPRGGPPCTVGWGSEEVTKDSQAEPSSPTTPGLPSHRTSSLDGATVAALSRTSPKGLGSHCSPAATSPGKRVQTLPNWKSSFRQPGSRSGSPKAGSSALEVPDTSSSGNWLMNGLSSLRGHRRASSGDRLKDPGSAQRLSTYDNVPPAGPGASTPSGASTAGSGASSGDASVRASLSSCTACRASDSSACSSLEPSPFPSSSEDHRCADLGRGLDGAGPCISSSEPSDAGSPVRDRAHRSEALQGLVTELRAELCRQRTEYQTSLRRLEEGSADLRKQMSRLEEELDQEKKKYTMLEIKLRNSERAREDAERRNQLLQKEMEEFFSTLGSLTVGTRATRAPK
- the ARHGAP22 gene encoding rho GTPase-activating protein 22 isoform X4, encoding MLSPKIRQARRARSKSLVMGEQSRSPGQLPCAHRLGPVLKAGWLKKQRSIMKNWQQRWFVLRGDQLLYYKDKDETKPQGFISLQGTQVTELLPGPEDPGKHRFEISPGGTGEREKVPASPEALLLMASSQRDMEDWVQAIRRVIWAPFGGGIFGQRLEDTVHHERKYGPRLAPLLVEQCVDFIRERGLTEEGLFRLPGQANLVRDLQDSFDCGEKPLFDSTTDVHTVASLLKLYLRELPEPVVPFARYEDFLSCAQLLTKDEREGTLELAKQVRSLPLANYNLLRYICKFLDEVQSHSNVNKMSVQNLATVFGPNILRPQIEDPVTIMEGTSLVQHLMTVLIRKHSQLFTARAAEGPASPRGGPPCTVGWGSEEVTKDSQAEPSSPTTPGLPSHRTSSLDGATVAALSRTSPKGLGSHCSPAATSPGKRVQTLPNWKSSFRQPGSRSGSPKAGSSALEVPDTSSSGNWLMNGLSSLRGHRRASSGDRLKDPGSAQRLSTYDNVPPAGPGASTPSGASTAGSGASSGDASVRASLSSCTACRASDSSACSSLEPSPFPSSSEDHRCADLGRGLDGAGPCISSSEPSDAGSPVRDRAHRSEALQGLVTELRAELCRQRTEYQTSLRRLEEGSADLRKQMSRLEEELDQEKKKYTMLEIKLRNSERAREDAERRNQLLQKEMEEFFSTLGSLTVGTRATRAPK
- the ARHGAP22 gene encoding rho GTPase-activating protein 22 isoform X8, producing the protein MASSQRDMEDWVQAIRRVIWAPFGGGTARSSHAHPLEPLPSGIFGQRLEDTVHHERKYGPRLAPLLVEQCVDFIRERGLTEEGLFRLPGQANLVRDLQDSFDCGEKPLFDSTTDVHTVASLLKLYLRELPEPVVPFARYEDFLSCAQLLTKDEREGTLELAKQVRSLPLANYNLLRYICKFLDEVQSHSNVNKMSVQNLATVFGPNILRPQIEDPVTIMEGTSLVQHLMTVLIRKHSQLFTARAAEGPASPRGGPPCTVGWGSEEVTKDSQAEPSSPTTPGLPSHRTSSLDGATVAALSRTSPKGLGSHCSPAATSPGKRVQTLPNWKSSFRQPGSRSGSPKAGSSALEVPDTSSSGNWLMNGLSSLRGHRRASSGDRLKDPGSAQRLSTYDNVPPAGPGASTPSGASTAGSGASSGDASVRASLSSCTACRASDSSACSSLEPSPFPSSSEDHRCADLGRGLDGAGPCISSSEPSDAGSPVRDRAHRSEALQGLVTELRAELCRQRTEYQTSLRRLEEGSADLRKQMSRLEEELDQEKKKYTMLEIKLRNSERAREDAERRNQLLQKEMEEFFSTLGSLTVGTRATRAPK